GTTCATGCGGCAGCTCAACCTCGGCCTCAAGCTCAAGGCGTCCAAGGCCTACCTCAAGACGATATTCGCAGCCAAGGCGGGGGACCAGGATGGCAAGAACGTTCCTGGAGCGACGAGGGGAGTCCCGGAGCTCGCCCACGGCCATGGCCACCTCAGTCCGTGGAGGAAGAATCCGTTTGGCCAGGTCAGAAGCAACAGGTGCATCGCCtcgcacggcgccggcgccggcggtggcagcgCCCGTGCCACGCCCACGGTGGAGCGGCACAAGGAGCGCGAGCACGGGCACAGGAGGTCCTTCTCCAGCGTAATCGTCCGGTACTCGTCGTCGAACAAGATGACCCCAGCCCccgcgctgccgtcgtcgtcgtcatcgtgcTCCTCGTCGTCGAGCTCCTCGTCGGCCTCCTCGTCGGTCCGGACCTCCAGCGAGTCCGACGACGGCGCCGGGCCGGCGctgaggaggagcagcagcgcgAGCTCGGAGGTGGAGAACCCGATCCAGGGGCTCATCGCCTACTGCAAGAAGTCCCAGCAGCTGGCCTCGGTCAGGAAGAGCGCCAGCGACGCTGGGTTCCGGTTCCTCTCGTCGGCGGCGTCCAAGATCGCCGCGGAGTCCGACGGCCTCGACGAGCTGGTCGAGATTTGCAGAGGATGATTGGCATCCTGATGATTGTACAATGACGCAACGCGTCCTGAAAATTTTGTGAAAACTGAAACTTGTGCTGTTGGCCACCCTGTGTCATGATGATATTGTTCAAAGGAATGACATCTGAACTTTGAGCATTGGCTGTTTTCAGTACATTATCCATTGTCTTAGCCATGTGTGTAGGTAGAGTAATTTCTTTAGTTGCATATAAAGTTTATTACCGAAGAACCGTAGATTTTTCACATATTTCTAGTAGAAGTCAATAGCAGAGTCCTGCCGCAATTACATCACTGAAGAATTGTCTGTGGTGTACTGATAGACCAGTACTACTAATGGATGCAGAGTATTCTCGAAAAAGAAAAGTGCTAATGGACGCAGAGTATAAAATGAGGGAATAAAACCCACTTGAAGTCAGAGTCATATGATTTGGTGAAGGGAGCGAATCTCATTCGTCTTAACTGAGAAGGCACTCAGGCAGAGCACAGATGTGGAAATGACGCTATTCAGTCCGGTCAGCTTGCTTTGCTTGCTTCTGAACTCTAGGAACTCAAAGTAAAGCCAAGCGGCGAGAGCAAGAGGATGAACTAAAGCAAGACAATCAAAGCTGTTTGACAAGCCATGAAGATAAACACCTTGCAGCTTTACAAAACTCTATGATATCATCTCACATCTGTCTTTCAAAGATATAAGCCATCTCACATTTTTCACATAGTGCCCTGCATTACTGCATAGGCTGATAAACTGATTCACCATAACATTGACTTGTAGATAACCTGTTTTCTAACATTTGTTTGGGTGTGCATGCTGATCCGATCTTCATCCAATCTACAATCTTATGTTTCTTATACTACCATGAGTATCATAGCAAACTAAAATACAAGAACTGGGACCCTCTCTTTCTTTTTAGTTTTAGGAACATCGAGTTTCAGTGGCCGACACCCAAAACTTGCAAGCTAAAAAGGGTTCAATTTCCAATATACCACACATTGGTATACATTGCCTCACACTACCAGCACAATGTCTACCTTTGAAGCTACGGATGATCAGAAAACAAGCAAGAATTGGTTCTGTTGAGggattttctttttccaaaCAAAAGTTAGAAAGAGGAAAACAAGACAATGTGGGGGAAACAATGGAGGCAGCAACTTTTTGCTCCCATCAATGGCTGTCTAGGTCACCATGGATCCCCTGGTACGCAATGGCGGCCACATGGCAACATGAGACATAATTTAGCATATCTGAATATCCGACTGATATGGCTCCACAAATTAGATGAGCACCTCTTTACATGCAGGAGTAGATTTGAGAGTGTCACTTACATTCCATTATTGtccttctttttccttttgaagATTTGAGAGGGTAACTTTTATGTAATTCttcattttttatatttcttttcctccttttcttgAGACTTGGGTGTGAATCTGATCATGCGCAACTTAAACATAAATGGGCATAGAAAACGATTGCTTAACATTAACACAAAAGGCAAATGCGACAAAAAACAATGGGAAAAAATATGTTTTACTAGGACGACATTATGAAATTCACGAATCCTGAACAGGTCAACTAGACAACTTATACTGACTCCTAGCGTGAGCACATATAGTGATGTGGTTCAGTAGCAGAATTGGCAATTCAGGTGTACCAAACTGAGTGACGGGTTGATCCGAGATAAAAGAAAGAAATCTTAGTACTTCTACAGCTAGTTTAAGGGCACAAAGTCCAAAGCTGAAAACAAGGAGCAGATTCCTTATTCTCctatttagttcccaccccgtaaacgcaaaaaagccgtaaacgcaaaattttgcgaaagaatcttactaatttgaagtagtaaatgaagactatttataatattttttgcatggatgggctgtaaatcacgagacgaatctaatgaacctacttaacccatgatttgcaacagtgatgctacagtaatcatccgctaattattgcttaattatggattaattagcatcattagcttcgtctcgtgatttacaacccatctgtgcaaaaaagttttgtaaatagacttcatttagtacttcaaattggcaagattccttcgcaagaaaattttgcgtttacatgtaaagggAACTAAATAGGGTCTAACTCCAATTTGGCGTCCATGAAAGCTGCAATACAAACAGCCAGCAGACAAGACCAGCCCATCCTGCATCACAAATTCACAATCGCCTTGGCAACAAAACCAAGTCTGCAAGACCGCACCAAGTTTTCCCCTCCCATCTCGCTGAAACTGAAGTACTGCAccaatttatatttataaaaaagcATCAGCACATCAGGCCATTGGTTTGCTCATAAACAACACTGCCTGTCAGCGTCCAACCCTGTCCCTGTCCTCAATCGGATCGGAAGGATCCCACTCGACCGAAAACTAAATGTTCCACCCCGCCTCTTTACGCGGAAATCTCGTAAAGAAATTGCGACGGCGAATAGCCTTTCGAGCCGGGGGGGCACGCGCGTGCCATTGCTGATCAGACGTGGAGCGAGATTAAAGCGGAGGCAGGCGGATTCAGCCATCAAATTGGTGGAGCGGGGGGTTTCTTTTGTGCCGCCCCGGCATCTCCGGCACCCGCAATTCGCCGGAGATTTTCCGCCTTGTTTATGTGCATGTGCTTTGCGTCTAGCATCCGGTTTTCGCATGGCGTAAGCTGTGGCTTTTTGTGCTTTCTCCTGGCCCTACGAGGATTCCCTGCTCTTGCAGTTACATGATCTACCGTTGTGCCTATGATTCAGCGGGGCAGAGAGAACACGCCAACATGGAGCGAGTGAACTGGGTAGTAAATGAGCAGATTTGGGTAGTGACAGCCAGCTGAAGCTAAATCTCTTGGTTATGTTCTTCTAAGAAGTAGGATAAGACGAGAAGCCAGCAGCTAAAAGTTCCTCAAGGAGTTGCTTGTTTGAGGAATCACTTTGTCCTAGTTACATGAGGTagtttatttttaaattttttagaatTCATTATCCAAGGCATCGTAATGAAGAATCCATGgtgataaaaaaaaattgagcaAGTTTTATTAGTAGGCTTAGGCTCCCTGAAGTGAGCAAAATGAAGTGAAAGGACTAGCCGAGGGCCTTCGGGCAGTGGGCCGAGGAAAGCGAGAGCGTATGCTTAGCTGGGCCAACCGAGCGATGGGGCGCGAATTTTGAAAGGCCAGGCCTGTGCCTCCCGCACAGAGCTCCCCCTATATCGTTGGTTTCGGCCCAGTGATTGCCGGAGGGCCGACCGACCAGAGATCAATGGTTTTTTTAATCCCACTCTCAAGAGAGAGTGTCTACGGCCAAAAGAGGTATTAGATCCTCGAGTTACAAGAGTTCTTAGACTCTAAATCTCAAATGATGTTTTCACAAAAACA
The nucleotide sequence above comes from Panicum virgatum strain AP13 chromosome 3K, P.virgatum_v5, whole genome shotgun sequence. Encoded proteins:
- the LOC120698424 gene encoding probable membrane-associated kinase regulator 4; protein product: MAAGRREEALREEEGEEDYIDMDLSSAPAAAREFEFMSAPLDRWGEPLASPADELFYKGKLLPLHLPPRIQMVEELLDGRGDSGGRRFRGGRGEALLGGGFSTAPATPYESCNASPANSCYVSGELNVEEYFQEYAAGLAGAAAAAEAAAGERKPWSRRLRFMRQLNLGLKLKASKAYLKTIFAAKAGDQDGKNVPGATRGVPELAHGHGHLSPWRKNPFGQVRSNRCIASHGAGAGGGSARATPTVERHKEREHGHRRSFSSVIVRYSSSNKMTPAPALPSSSSSCSSSSSSSSASSSVRTSSESDDGAGPALRRSSSASSEVENPIQGLIAYCKKSQQLASVRKSASDAGFRFLSSAASKIAAESDGLDELVEICRG